A window of Halomonas sp. GFAJ-1 contains these coding sequences:
- a CDS encoding 3-deoxy-8-phosphooctulonate synthase, protein MASHALTPERHINVAGLTAGNSLPLMLLGGMNVLESAELADEIAQAYVEATQTLGMPYVFKASFDKANRSSIHSYRGPGLDKGLQILADIKARYGVPIITDVHEPWQAAPAAEVADIIQLPAFLARQTDLVVAMAKTGAVINIKKPQFLAPHEMRHILTKFQEAGNDRLMLCERGTSFGYNNLIVDMLGFGDLKQTGYPVFFDVTHALQRPGGRADSADGRRAQVAELARAGVAVGLAGLFLEAHPDPDNAKCDGPCALPLDQLAPFLSQLAQLDTLVKGFDPLAIR, encoded by the coding sequence ATGGCTTCTCACGCACTAACCCCAGAGCGTCATATCAACGTTGCCGGCCTAACCGCCGGCAATTCTTTGCCGCTCATGTTATTAGGCGGCATGAATGTGCTGGAGTCGGCAGAGTTGGCCGATGAGATCGCCCAAGCCTATGTTGAAGCGACGCAAACACTGGGTATGCCTTATGTCTTTAAGGCGAGTTTTGATAAAGCCAACCGCAGCTCGATCCACTCCTACCGTGGGCCTGGGCTGGATAAAGGGTTACAAATCTTAGCTGACATCAAAGCCCGCTATGGCGTGCCGATTATCACCGACGTACACGAGCCATGGCAGGCGGCGCCCGCCGCTGAGGTCGCTGATATCATCCAGCTACCGGCGTTTTTAGCGCGCCAAACCGATCTAGTGGTGGCAATGGCAAAAACGGGGGCGGTTATTAACATTAAAAAACCGCAGTTTTTAGCTCCCCACGAAATGCGCCATATTCTCACCAAGTTTCAGGAAGCGGGCAATGACCGCCTGATGCTGTGCGAGCGGGGCACAAGCTTTGGTTATAACAATCTGATCGTCGATATGCTGGGCTTTGGCGATTTGAAACAAACGGGTTACCCGGTGTTTTTTGATGTTACCCACGCACTACAGCGTCCTGGTGGCCGTGCTGACAGCGCTGACGGGCGCCGTGCCCAAGTGGCGGAGCTGGCTCGCGCGGGCGTCGCTGTTGGTTTGGCGGGGCTGTTTTTAGAAGCGCACCCAGACCCTGACAACGCCAAGTGTGATGGCCCCTGTGCGTTGCCGCTGGATCAGCTGGCGCCGTTTTTGTCGCAGCTTGCCCAGCTAGACACGCTGGTCAAAGGCTTCGATCCGCTAGCCATTCGCTGA
- a CDS encoding recombinase RecA, producing MAQDDNRTKALNAALSQIDRQFGKGTVMRLGDAPRVVMPSVSTGSLGLDIALGIGGLPFGRVCEIFGPESSGKTTLTLSVIAQAQKQGKVCAFVDAEHALDPSYAEKLGVNLDDLLVSQPDTGEQALEITDMLVRSGGVDVIVIDSVAALTPRAEIEGEMGDSHVGLQARLMSQALRKITGNIKNANCLVIFINQIRMKIGVMFGSPETTTGGNALKFYASVRLDIRRTGSVKVGDEVTGNETRVKVVKNKVAPPFRQAEFQILYGKGIYHAGEVIDLGVQCSLVDKAGAWYSYKGKKIGQGKANSALYLEEHPEIMLEIETQIREQLLAKPDPKNEETAPVADVAADSDDDLL from the coding sequence ATGGCTCAGGACGACAACCGCACAAAAGCACTCAATGCAGCGCTTAGCCAAATCGACCGTCAGTTTGGCAAAGGAACCGTCATGCGCTTAGGCGATGCGCCTCGCGTCGTGATGCCGTCGGTTTCAACCGGTTCGCTGGGGCTGGATATCGCACTCGGTATTGGCGGGCTGCCGTTCGGCCGGGTGTGTGAAATCTTTGGCCCAGAGTCATCAGGTAAAACCACACTGACGCTTTCAGTGATTGCCCAAGCGCAGAAGCAGGGCAAGGTTTGTGCCTTTGTGGATGCCGAGCACGCCCTTGACCCAAGCTACGCTGAAAAGCTGGGTGTAAATTTAGATGACCTGCTGGTTTCCCAGCCGGATACCGGCGAGCAGGCGTTAGAAATTACCGACATGCTGGTGCGCTCAGGCGGTGTAGACGTCATTGTCATCGACTCTGTTGCCGCCTTAACGCCGCGTGCTGAAATCGAAGGTGAAATGGGCGACTCCCACGTTGGCCTGCAGGCGCGCTTGATGTCCCAGGCACTGCGTAAAATCACCGGTAACATCAAAAACGCTAACTGCTTAGTCATCTTTATTAACCAGATCCGCATGAAAATTGGCGTGATGTTTGGTAGCCCCGAAACCACCACCGGTGGCAACGCACTGAAGTTCTACGCTAGCGTGCGTTTGGATATCCGCCGCACCGGCTCGGTGAAGGTTGGCGATGAAGTTACTGGTAATGAAACCCGCGTAAAAGTGGTTAAAAACAAAGTGGCACCGCCGTTCCGCCAAGCTGAGTTCCAGATTCTTTATGGCAAAGGTATCTACCACGCCGGTGAAGTGATTGATCTGGGTGTGCAGTGCAGCCTAGTGGATAAAGCGGGTGCTTGGTACAGCTATAAAGGTAAGAAAATCGGCCAAGGTAAAGCGAACTCAGCCCTGTATCTGGAAGAGCATCCGGAAATTATGCTGGAGATCGAAACGCAGATTCGTGAGCAGCTGTTAGCCAAGCCTGACCCTAAAAATGAAGAAACGGCGCCTGTGGCAGACGTTGCCGCTGACAGCGACGACGACTTGCTATAA
- a CDS encoding DNA mismatch repair protein MutS, which produces MSQASPSHTPMMAQYLKIKREHPEVLLFYRMGDFYELFFDDAKRAAALLDITLTQRGQSGGKPIPMAGVPYHSAEGYLARLVAGGESVAICEQIGDPATSKGPVDRQVVRIVTPGTLHDEALLDARRDNVLVSVAPGKEGFGLAWLELSSGRFNVLEVESEAEMLAELTRLSPAELLVPESLTLPDAWSQKRSLRRQGEWLFDLDSATRSLCDQFEVQDLRGFGCAHLTTALIAAGVLVDYARDTQRSRLPHVTAISVENRDDAVVIDAASRRNLEIDINLGGNSDNTLASVLDTCATAMGSRLLKRWLNRPLRQRDIVEGRQAGVALLSIDAAYMALRDTLSDVGDVERILGRVALYSARPRDLARLRDALVTLPELEQLLAEVDTGSALDSLKPHIRPYPEMADTLTRALVENPPVVIRDGGVIANGFDAELDEHRGMAENAGEYLVQLELRERERTGLANLKVGYNRVHGYFIELPRSQAQQAPADYIRRQTLKNAERFIIPELKEFEDKALSAKSRALTREKWLYERLMGELNALLHALQSTSRALAELDVLCAFAERAEALNWVRPQLVEATGISISAGRHPVVEQVSDKPFVPNDVTLSPDQHMLIITGPNMGGKSTYMRQTALIALLAHSGSFVPADAAEIGPIDRIFTRIGSSDDLAGGRSTFMVEMTETANILHNATEHSLVLMDEIGRGTSTFDGLSLAWASAEHLATARALTLFATHYFEMTSLPEQANGVANIHLTATEHGDSIVFMHRIEAGPASQSYGLQVAQLAGVPTPVISRAREKLIALEQRDVDQQQRRAVSAGSEQGVPLQNDLFASAPHPVVEALKKADVDDLSPREALALLYQWRELL; this is translated from the coding sequence ATGTCACAGGCCAGCCCCTCTCATACGCCCATGATGGCGCAATACCTTAAGATTAAACGCGAACACCCCGAGGTACTGCTGTTTTACCGCATGGGGGATTTTTACGAACTCTTTTTCGACGACGCCAAGCGGGCCGCCGCGCTACTGGATATTACCCTTACACAACGCGGCCAATCAGGTGGCAAACCGATCCCAATGGCGGGGGTGCCTTACCACAGCGCGGAAGGCTATTTGGCACGCCTGGTCGCCGGCGGCGAATCAGTGGCGATTTGTGAACAGATTGGCGATCCCGCCACCAGCAAAGGGCCCGTTGATCGCCAGGTCGTGCGTATTGTGACCCCCGGCACGCTCCACGATGAAGCGCTGCTGGACGCACGTCGCGATAACGTACTGGTATCTGTTGCCCCTGGAAAAGAGGGCTTTGGCCTTGCTTGGCTTGAGCTCTCCAGCGGACGCTTCAACGTACTGGAAGTAGAGAGTGAAGCTGAGATGCTCGCCGAGCTTACTCGCCTCTCCCCCGCTGAACTGCTAGTACCAGAAAGCCTGACGCTGCCTGATGCCTGGTCACAAAAACGTAGCCTGCGCCGCCAAGGCGAGTGGCTGTTTGACCTGGATAGCGCCACCCGCAGCCTATGCGACCAGTTTGAAGTACAGGATTTACGCGGCTTTGGCTGCGCGCACTTAACAACTGCACTCATTGCCGCCGGGGTGCTAGTCGATTACGCTCGAGACACTCAGCGCTCACGCCTGCCCCACGTCACGGCGATTAGCGTGGAAAACCGCGACGATGCGGTGGTCATTGACGCCGCCAGCCGGCGCAATTTAGAAATCGACATTAATCTTGGCGGTAACAGCGACAACACCCTAGCCAGTGTTTTAGACACCTGTGCCACCGCGATGGGCTCTCGGCTACTAAAGCGCTGGCTGAATCGCCCGCTACGCCAGCGGGATATTGTTGAGGGTCGCCAAGCAGGCGTGGCATTGCTGTCCATTGACGCTGCCTACATGGCACTGCGGGACACCCTAAGCGACGTGGGTGATGTAGAGCGTATTCTTGGCCGTGTTGCTCTGTATAGCGCCCGCCCACGTGACTTAGCGCGCCTGCGTGATGCACTTGTTACGCTGCCTGAGCTTGAGCAGTTGCTGGCCGAAGTGGATACCGGCAGCGCCTTAGATAGCCTTAAACCGCATATTCGCCCCTACCCAGAAATGGCCGACACACTTACGCGCGCGCTGGTCGAAAACCCGCCCGTGGTGATCCGCGACGGGGGCGTGATTGCCAATGGCTTTGACGCTGAGTTGGATGAACATCGCGGCATGGCCGAAAATGCCGGCGAATACCTAGTTCAATTAGAGCTACGCGAACGCGAGCGTACGGGCCTTGCCAACTTAAAGGTGGGCTATAACCGCGTGCACGGCTATTTTATTGAACTGCCCCGCTCCCAGGCACAGCAGGCACCCGCCGACTATATTCGTCGCCAAACGCTAAAAAACGCCGAGCGCTTTATTATTCCAGAACTTAAAGAGTTTGAAGATAAAGCGCTTTCGGCTAAATCGCGGGCGCTGACCCGGGAAAAATGGCTCTACGAGCGGCTAATGGGCGAGCTTAATGCGCTACTCCACGCGCTACAAAGCACCTCTCGGGCACTGGCGGAGCTGGATGTATTGTGCGCCTTTGCCGAGCGCGCCGAAGCGCTCAACTGGGTGCGCCCGCAATTAGTCGAAGCCACTGGCATAAGCATTAGCGCAGGCCGCCACCCGGTCGTTGAGCAGGTGAGCGATAAGCCGTTTGTGCCCAACGATGTCACGCTATCGCCCGACCAGCACATGCTGATCATCACCGGCCCCAACATGGGCGGTAAATCGACCTATATGCGCCAAACCGCGCTAATTGCCCTGCTAGCTCACAGCGGCAGCTTCGTGCCCGCTGACGCCGCTGAAATTGGCCCTATCGACCGTATCTTTACCCGCATTGGCTCATCGGACGACTTAGCGGGGGGGCGCTCCACCTTTATGGTCGAGATGACCGAAACCGCCAACATTCTGCATAACGCAACGGAACACAGCTTAGTGCTTATGGACGAGATTGGCCGCGGGACCAGTACGTTTGACGGCCTCTCTCTTGCGTGGGCAAGCGCCGAGCACTTAGCGACTGCCCGTGCATTAACACTGTTTGCCACCCACTATTTTGAAATGACCTCCCTGCCTGAACAGGCAAACGGCGTGGCCAACATTCATTTAACCGCCACCGAGCACGGCGATAGCATCGTGTTTATGCACCGTATTGAGGCTGGCCCTGCAAGCCAAAGCTACGGCTTACAGGTCGCGCAGCTCGCTGGCGTGCCCACCCCTGTGATCTCCCGCGCACGGGAAAAACTGATTGCCTTGGAGCAACGTGACGTTGACCAACAGCAGCGCCGTGCTGTCTCGGCAGGTTCAGAACAAGGCGTGCCACTGCAGAACGACCTGTTTGCCAGCGCCCCTCACCCCGTTGTAGAGGCGCTTAAAAAAGCGGACGTAGATGATTTATCGCCTAGGGAGGCGTTGGCACTGCTGTATCAATGGCGCGAACTCCTGTGA
- a CDS encoding damage-inducible protein CinA, whose amino-acid sequence MAPSVSSLKNLDLSLLAQRMGRLCQQLGVEVTTAESCTGGGIASAITSVAGSSAYFTAGYVTYSNAAKSRLLKVPAATLESVGAVSEQVVKAMAAGACRESGAGLAVAVSGVAGPDGGSEEKPVGTVWLAWGDAEHQQAECFHFPGDRQAVREQAVREALAGLVARLTEQAKGSKKK is encoded by the coding sequence ATGGCACCCAGCGTTTCTAGCCTGAAAAATCTTGATTTATCGCTGCTTGCTCAGCGCATGGGGCGGTTGTGCCAGCAGCTTGGTGTGGAAGTGACCACCGCGGAGTCGTGTACTGGTGGTGGAATCGCTAGCGCCATCACGTCGGTAGCGGGCAGCTCGGCTTACTTTACCGCCGGCTATGTGACGTATTCGAACGCTGCGAAGAGCCGCCTATTGAAGGTGCCAGCAGCTACCCTGGAAAGCGTTGGGGCAGTAAGTGAGCAGGTAGTAAAAGCAATGGCAGCAGGCGCTTGCCGGGAAAGTGGCGCAGGTTTAGCCGTGGCGGTGAGCGGTGTGGCAGGCCCTGACGGCGGCAGCGAAGAAAAGCCTGTGGGTACTGTATGGCTGGCGTGGGGTGATGCTGAGCATCAGCAAGCCGAGTGTTTTCACTTTCCTGGTGACCGTCAGGCGGTGAGAGAGCAGGCGGTTCGCGAAGCGCTGGCGGGTTTGGTGGCGCGTCTCACCGAGCAGGCAAAAGGCAGCAAAAAGAAATAA
- a CDS encoding recombinase RecX produces the protein MFASGGDASPRDVAIQLLARREYSRAELARKLRQKAFEPEAIQSCLDALVEQSLQSDARFAESFIRSRIARGQGVIRIKGELRQRGVDQETLAAALATVEEREAVDWFELARETLARRYTSPGETPKERAKRERFLASRGFDFEQIRYALSCLSESFSL, from the coding sequence ATGTTTGCTTCTGGCGGTGATGCCTCTCCACGCGACGTTGCCATTCAACTGCTAGCTCGGCGGGAGTACTCGCGCGCCGAGCTAGCGCGTAAGTTGCGCCAAAAAGCCTTTGAGCCAGAGGCTATACAGAGCTGTCTGGATGCCTTGGTCGAGCAATCGCTGCAGTCAGATGCGCGGTTTGCGGAAAGCTTTATTCGCTCGCGCATTGCACGCGGGCAGGGCGTTATCCGCATCAAAGGTGAGTTGCGGCAGCGGGGTGTTGATCAAGAAACGTTAGCCGCTGCACTGGCGACGGTAGAAGAGCGTGAAGCGGTAGATTGGTTTGAGTTAGCCCGAGAAACCTTAGCAAGGCGATACACATCTCCCGGTGAGACGCCTAAAGAGCGCGCCAAGCGCGAACGTTTTTTGGCTTCCCGTGGGTTCGATTTTGAGCAAATTCGCTATGCCCTCAGCTGTTTATCTGAGTCTTTTTCCCTCTAA
- a CDS encoding alanine--tRNA ligase produces the protein MKSAEIRQAFLSFFEEQGHTIVPTSSLVPGNDPTLLFTNAGMVPFKDVFLGRDPRPYVRATSSQRCVRAGGKHNDLDNVGYTARHHTFFEMLGNFSFGDYFKRDAIRFAWVFLTETLGLPKEKLWVTVHISDDEAERIWKDEIGIDPERFSKLDEDNFWQMGDTGPCGPSSEIFFDHGPDVWGGPPGSPEEDGDRYIEIWNLVFMQFDRDASGTLNPLPKPSIDTGMGLERVAAVMQGVHSNYEIDLFQNLLKAAADATGHLDTATPSLRVIADHIRSCAFLIADGVLPSNEGRGYVLRRIIRRAIRHGHKLGASEPFFHKLVSALDAEMGEAYPELHEASGQIARVLLKEEEQFARTLDHGMGLLNAALEELQGDVLPGETVFKLYDTYGFPFDLTADVCREREVSLDEAGFQRELEAQRERARAASQFGADYSASIELEGETRFTGYEQLEDQATVTAIVDTEGGALAALEAGQKGTVVLDRTPFYGESGGQVGDTGYLYVDGGRFQVTDTQKQSGHHLHQGIMVEGALNVGAHVRGEVDASLRSATIRNHSATHLLHKALRLVLGDHVQQKGSLVNAERLRFDFSHFEPMTADQLAEVERLVNEQILANAPTKIEQMSLADAKEKGAAALFEAKYADNVRVLTIGADDFSIELCGGTHVARSGDIGCCHVISEVGIASGVRRIEAITGENALAYFREQEARVQRLGERLKTKPEQVEARVESLVDRNRALEKELEQLKAKLASAAGSDMLSQVQEVNGVKLLVTQLEGVSGKDLRGVLDQLKNKLGSGVVMLGTADAAAGKVSLIAGVTQDLTSRVKAGELVNHVASQVGGKGGGRPDMAQAGGSQPDALPGALNSVPAWLENTLR, from the coding sequence ATGAAAAGCGCAGAAATCAGGCAGGCTTTTTTATCGTTCTTTGAAGAGCAGGGGCATACGATTGTTCCTACCAGCTCTCTAGTGCCGGGCAACGACCCAACGCTGCTATTCACCAATGCAGGCATGGTGCCGTTTAAAGATGTGTTCCTGGGTCGTGACCCGCGCCCTTATGTGCGGGCCACGTCTTCCCAGCGTTGTGTTCGCGCAGGTGGTAAGCATAACGATTTAGATAACGTCGGCTACACCGCACGCCACCATACCTTCTTTGAAATGCTGGGTAACTTTAGCTTTGGCGATTACTTTAAGCGCGACGCCATTCGTTTTGCTTGGGTTTTTCTAACGGAAACTCTGGGGCTGCCGAAAGAGAAACTTTGGGTAACCGTTCACATTAGTGACGATGAAGCTGAGCGTATCTGGAAAGATGAAATCGGCATTGACCCAGAGCGCTTCTCTAAGCTGGATGAAGATAACTTCTGGCAGATGGGCGATACCGGCCCCTGTGGCCCAAGTTCGGAAATTTTCTTTGATCACGGCCCTGACGTGTGGGGCGGCCCGCCGGGAAGTCCAGAAGAAGACGGCGACCGCTATATCGAGATATGGAACTTGGTGTTCATGCAGTTCGACCGCGATGCCTCAGGCACACTAAATCCGCTGCCCAAGCCGTCTATTGATACCGGTATGGGCTTGGAGCGTGTTGCCGCGGTGATGCAGGGTGTGCACTCCAACTATGAAATCGACCTGTTCCAGAATCTGTTAAAAGCAGCGGCTGATGCCACCGGCCACCTTGACACTGCGACGCCTTCGCTGCGGGTTATTGCCGACCATATTCGCTCCTGTGCCTTTTTGATTGCCGATGGCGTGTTGCCGTCCAATGAAGGGCGCGGCTATGTGCTGCGGCGTATTATTCGTCGGGCGATTCGTCATGGGCACAAGTTAGGCGCCTCTGAACCGTTCTTCCACAAGCTCGTGAGCGCGCTAGATGCTGAAATGGGCGAGGCGTACCCTGAGCTACATGAAGCCAGTGGGCAGATAGCCCGTGTCCTGCTCAAAGAAGAGGAGCAGTTTGCCCGTACGCTGGATCACGGTATGGGGCTGCTGAACGCGGCGCTTGAGGAGCTTCAAGGCGATGTGCTGCCCGGTGAAACCGTGTTCAAACTCTACGACACCTACGGCTTCCCCTTTGATTTAACTGCCGATGTTTGCCGGGAGCGGGAAGTATCGCTGGATGAAGCCGGTTTCCAGCGTGAGCTTGAGGCTCAGCGTGAGCGCGCCCGTGCTGCCAGCCAGTTTGGCGCAGACTATAGCGCCTCTATTGAGCTTGAAGGTGAAACTCGCTTTACCGGTTATGAACAGCTAGAAGACCAGGCAACGGTCACCGCTATCGTTGATACGGAAGGCGGCGCGCTTGCTGCCTTGGAAGCGGGCCAAAAAGGCACTGTCGTACTTGATCGCACGCCATTTTATGGCGAGTCAGGTGGTCAGGTAGGCGACACCGGCTACCTGTATGTAGACGGTGGGCGTTTCCAGGTAACGGATACCCAGAAGCAGAGCGGTCACCATCTGCACCAAGGGATCATGGTGGAGGGCGCGCTTAACGTAGGTGCCCACGTGCGTGGTGAAGTGGATGCCAGCCTGCGCAGCGCCACTATTCGTAACCACTCGGCAACCCACCTGCTGCATAAAGCGCTACGGTTGGTGCTGGGCGATCACGTTCAGCAGAAAGGCTCGCTGGTCAATGCCGAACGGTTACGCTTTGACTTTAGCCATTTTGAGCCAATGACGGCGGATCAATTGGCTGAAGTAGAGCGCTTGGTCAATGAGCAAATACTGGCGAACGCGCCGACCAAAATTGAGCAAATGAGTTTGGCTGATGCCAAGGAGAAAGGCGCAGCCGCGCTGTTTGAAGCAAAATATGCTGACAACGTGCGCGTGCTGACCATTGGCGCCGATGACTTCTCTATCGAACTGTGTGGTGGTACCCATGTGGCCCGCAGTGGTGATATTGGCTGCTGTCATGTGATTAGCGAAGTGGGTATCGCGTCAGGTGTACGTCGTATAGAAGCGATTACCGGCGAAAATGCACTGGCGTACTTCCGCGAGCAAGAAGCCCGTGTGCAGCGTCTTGGCGAGCGTCTGAAAACCAAGCCTGAGCAAGTAGAGGCCAGGGTTGAGTCGCTAGTTGATCGTAACCGCGCGCTTGAGAAAGAGCTTGAGCAGTTGAAAGCCAAGCTGGCTAGCGCTGCAGGCAGCGACATGCTTAGCCAGGTGCAAGAAGTTAACGGCGTTAAGCTGCTGGTGACTCAGCTTGAAGGCGTATCGGGCAAAGACCTGCGCGGCGTACTGGATCAGTTGAAAAACAAGCTTGGTTCAGGGGTTGTCATGCTCGGTACAGCAGACGCCGCAGCGGGTAAAGTTAGCTTGATTGCTGGCGTAACCCAGGATTTGACCAGCCGCGTCAAAGCGGGTGAGCTGGTTAACCACGTTGCTTCCCAGGTGGGCGGTAAAGGTGGTGGCCGCCCGGATATGGCGCAAGCAGGTGGTAGCCAGCCTGATGCCTTGCCAGGAGCGTTGAACAGCGTTCCGGCTTGGTTGGAAAACACGCTTCGCTAA
- a CDS encoding phosphopyruvate hydratase, with protein sequence MTKIVEISALEVLDSRGNPTVQATVRLESGAIGEACAPSGASTGSREALELRDGDKTRYLGKGVLKAVEAVNGSIRNALLGMDARDQRGLDDAMLALDGTENKATLGANAILAVSLAAAKAAANAKGVPLYAHIAELYGQPGQYSMPVPMMNILNGGEHADNNVDIQEFMVQPVGAANFREGLRMGAEIFHALKKVLSAKGLSTSVGDEGGFAPNLASNADALAVIKQAVADAGYSLGKDVTLALDCASSEFYRDGQYNLSGEGKIYDAEGFADYLAGLCADYPIVSIEDGMDESDWAGWKALTDKLGDKVQLVGDDLFVTNTKILKRGIDEQIGNSILIKFNQIGSLSETLDAIKMAQDAGFTAVISHRSGETEDTTIADLAVGTCAGQIKTGSLCRSDRVAKYNRLLVIEAELGEVTYPGLKAIKSQ encoded by the coding sequence ATGACCAAAATTGTTGAAATCAGTGCGCTGGAAGTGCTCGATTCTCGTGGCAACCCAACTGTTCAAGCTACTGTTCGCCTTGAAAGCGGTGCGATAGGTGAAGCCTGTGCGCCAAGTGGTGCGTCCACAGGCTCCCGCGAGGCGCTTGAGCTGCGCGATGGCGACAAGACACGCTACCTCGGTAAAGGCGTTTTAAAAGCCGTTGAAGCCGTGAATGGCAGTATTCGTAATGCATTGTTAGGTATGGATGCGCGCGATCAGCGCGGCCTGGACGATGCCATGCTGGCGCTCGATGGCACCGAAAATAAGGCTACGCTAGGTGCCAATGCGATTTTGGCCGTATCGCTGGCCGCCGCTAAAGCCGCCGCTAATGCCAAGGGTGTACCGCTGTATGCTCACATCGCTGAGCTATACGGTCAGCCGGGCCAGTACAGCATGCCGGTGCCGATGATGAATATTCTCAACGGTGGTGAACACGCGGATAACAACGTTGATATCCAAGAGTTCATGGTGCAGCCGGTGGGTGCAGCCAACTTCCGTGAAGGCCTTCGTATGGGCGCAGAGATTTTTCACGCGCTGAAAAAAGTACTGTCGGCGAAAGGTCTGTCTACCTCGGTGGGTGATGAGGGCGGCTTTGCCCCTAACTTGGCATCTAACGCTGATGCGCTGGCCGTAATTAAGCAGGCTGTTGCCGACGCCGGTTACTCCCTTGGTAAAGATGTAACACTGGCACTCGACTGCGCCTCCTCTGAGTTCTACAGAGATGGCCAGTACAACCTCTCCGGCGAAGGCAAAATCTATGACGCTGAAGGCTTTGCTGACTACCTAGCTGGGCTATGCGCCGATTATCCGATTGTGTCTATCGAAGACGGTATGGATGAATCTGACTGGGCGGGCTGGAAAGCGCTGACCGATAAGCTGGGTGATAAAGTGCAGCTGGTGGGTGACGATTTGTTCGTTACCAATACCAAAATTCTCAAGCGCGGTATCGATGAGCAGATTGGTAACTCCATTCTGATTAAGTTCAACCAGATTGGCTCGCTGTCTGAAACCCTAGATGCCATCAAGATGGCCCAGGACGCTGGATTTACTGCGGTTATCTCCCATCGCAGCGGTGAAACGGAAGATACTACCATTGCTGATTTGGCCGTGGGCACCTGTGCAGGGCAGATTAAAACTGGCTCGCTGTGCCGCTCTGACCGAGTAGCCAAGTACAACCGTTTGCTGGTGATTGAAGCTGAACTGGGCGAGGTGACTTACCCGGGGTTGAAGGCTATTAAAAGCCAGTAA
- a CDS encoding ferredoxin translates to MTFVVTENCIQCKYTDCVEVCPVDCFYEGPNFLVIHPDECIDCALCEPECPAEAIFSEDELPDNQTQFIEINAELAEVWPNIAEKKDPLPDAEEWDGKTGKLEKLER, encoded by the coding sequence ATGACGTTTGTCGTTACCGAGAACTGCATCCAGTGCAAGTACACTGACTGCGTGGAAGTCTGCCCGGTCGATTGCTTCTACGAAGGCCCTAACTTCTTGGTTATTCACCCAGATGAGTGTATCGATTGCGCCCTGTGTGAGCCGGAGTGCCCCGCTGAAGCGATCTTCTCCGAGGATGAGCTGCCCGATAACCAAACGCAGTTCATCGAAATCAATGCAGAACTGGCCGAGGTGTGGCCAAACATTGCCGAGAAGAAAGACCCACTACCCGACGCAGAAGAGTGGGATGGTAAAACAGGTAAGCTTGAGAAACTGGAGCGCTAA